The following proteins come from a genomic window of Nostoc sp. ATCC 53789:
- a CDS encoding DUF11 domain-containing protein, whose amino-acid sequence MKRFSFASLGAFALIVTVPFVSQVPGIASLWHSTSAVAQNVKTQGQIQLRLEAEKQVIAQDQQGKQSKTWQPLKGQVVVQPGDVLRYTLSGENKSDRPVKNLILNQPIPKGMVYILKSAIATNETKVTYSIDGGRSFVENPTVKVTLPGGKVETKPAPANVYTHIRLQVPSVPAKKTVKAIYQVQVR is encoded by the coding sequence ATGAAGCGTTTTTCTTTTGCAAGTTTAGGAGCGTTCGCACTTATTGTTACAGTGCCATTTGTTAGCCAAGTGCCAGGAATCGCTTCTCTATGGCATTCTACCAGTGCTGTTGCCCAAAATGTCAAAACTCAAGGGCAAATACAATTGCGCTTAGAAGCTGAGAAGCAAGTTATAGCACAGGATCAGCAGGGTAAGCAAAGCAAGACATGGCAACCTTTAAAAGGTCAAGTTGTGGTGCAACCAGGAGATGTGCTGCGATATACATTAAGTGGCGAAAATAAGAGCGATCGCCCCGTAAAGAATTTGATTCTCAATCAACCTATTCCTAAAGGAATGGTATACATACTGAAATCTGCGATCGCCACTAATGAGACTAAAGTAACCTACAGCATTGATGGCGGACGCAGCTTTGTCGAAAATCCTACTGTAAAAGTTACTCTTCCTGGCGGGAAAGTGGAAACAAAACCAGCACCAGCGAATGTTTACACCCACATCCGTTTGCAAGTGCCATCAGTTCCAGCCAAGAAAACGGTTAAAGCTATTTATCAAGTCCAAGTTCGCTGA
- a CDS encoding ubiquitin-like small modifier protein 1, giving the protein MAVTVLVPTTLQNLTNNQATLESNGSTIAELLDSLEQSFPGIKSRLCDDEGKLRRFVNFYVDSEDIRYLDGINTALKDGDEVSIVPAVAGG; this is encoded by the coding sequence ATGGCTGTAACAGTTTTAGTTCCTACGACTCTTCAGAATTTGACTAATAATCAAGCTACTCTAGAATCCAACGGTAGCACCATTGCTGAATTGTTGGATTCTTTAGAACAAAGCTTTCCTGGTATTAAATCCCGGTTGTGCGATGACGAAGGCAAGCTACGTCGGTTTGTAAATTTTTACGTTGATAGTGAAGATATCCGCTATTTAGATGGTATTAACACAGCCCTAAAAGATGGCGATGAAGTAAGTATTGTCCCTGCTGTTGCTGGTGGTTAA
- a CDS encoding isopeptide-forming domain-containing fimbrial protein — translation MCSVSRPQKKKQITYRSSWYQRLTATVLLGSFLQTTISIPAIAQQTNNLGVSLPLINQATYTYTDSANNQKYDGTSSQLNVSPSPLVDPLGRILGCAGTILPDYTGFSVGVYESNPSDPTGTELGGLLSLTRTELPDIPNNNVPGGKSPNTENSNPYFVTNNPAGVYNFLLDPNKGQTDPGRTYIFVVNPPPNSIYKQRRIKIEIVGTTGTQGNNIVRYIASSLDGQPISLTGETRVEQTVVLVPNAEVVGLDLLAFEFSTNLCQANQLQIVKTGDRATAEPGDTVIYRISVKNLADAGLNNIFVTDNLPLGFQFLPKSVQGELDGQAITITSERNGNTVTFRTNITVPTGKTLNIAYAAQLTADAVRGNGRNSAIVNAQRADNRFSTKDGPATHQLKIRPGIVSDCGTIIGRVFIDKNFDGEQQPGEPGVPNAVIFLEDGNRITTDPNGLFSLANVLPGSHTGVLDLSSVPGYTLAPNQKFRERNSQSRLVRLEPGGLVRMNFAVTPAFQEPVKK, via the coding sequence ATGTGTTCAGTGAGCCGTCCTCAAAAGAAAAAACAAATTACTTATAGGAGTAGCTGGTATCAAAGGTTAACAGCTACTGTTCTTCTGGGGAGTTTTTTGCAAACTACTATATCTATACCAGCGATCGCACAACAGACTAACAATCTGGGTGTGTCTTTGCCATTAATAAATCAAGCTACTTATACTTATACAGACTCTGCTAATAATCAAAAATATGATGGAACTTCTAGTCAGCTTAATGTTAGTCCTAGCCCATTAGTCGATCCATTAGGGCGGATATTAGGTTGCGCTGGTACTATTTTGCCTGACTATACAGGTTTTTCAGTTGGCGTATACGAATCTAACCCTAGCGACCCAACGGGTACAGAATTAGGCGGTTTGCTTTCTTTGACTCGAACAGAGTTACCCGATATTCCTAATAACAACGTTCCTGGCGGTAAGTCGCCAAATACCGAGAATAGTAACCCCTACTTCGTTACGAATAACCCTGCGGGTGTCTACAATTTCCTACTTGATCCGAATAAGGGTCAAACTGATCCAGGTAGAACTTATATTTTCGTAGTTAATCCACCGCCAAATTCTATCTACAAGCAACGGCGGATCAAGATTGAAATCGTTGGTACCACTGGCACACAAGGTAATAATATTGTGCGATATATCGCTAGTTCTCTGGATGGCCAACCAATCAGCCTTACAGGTGAAACTAGGGTAGAGCAAACGGTTGTCTTAGTTCCGAATGCAGAAGTAGTAGGACTGGACTTATTAGCCTTTGAATTCAGTACAAATCTGTGCCAAGCCAATCAGTTGCAGATTGTCAAAACAGGCGATCGCGCTACGGCTGAACCTGGAGATACGGTAATCTACCGGATCTCGGTAAAAAACCTTGCTGATGCTGGTTTGAATAATATATTTGTCACCGACAACTTACCTTTAGGATTCCAGTTTTTACCTAAATCTGTGCAGGGTGAGTTAGATGGTCAAGCAATTACTATCACCTCAGAACGCAATGGAAACACGGTGACATTCCGCACAAATATAACAGTTCCTACGGGAAAAACTCTGAATATTGCTTACGCGGCTCAACTAACAGCCGATGCTGTGCGTGGTAACGGTCGAAATAGTGCGATCGTGAATGCTCAACGAGCTGATAACCGTTTTAGCACCAAGGATGGCCCAGCAACGCACCAGTTAAAAATTCGTCCAGGAATCGTTTCTGATTGTGGCACGATTATCGGTCGCGTGTTTATTGATAAAAACTTTGATGGTGAACAACAACCTGGTGAACCTGGAGTCCCCAATGCAGTGATTTTTCTGGAGGACGGAAACCGCATCACCACAGATCCGAATGGTTTGTTCTCCTTAGCTAATGTCTTACCAGGAAGTCATACAGGTGTACTAGACCTCAGCAGTGTACCGGGTTACACCCTAGCTCCCAACCAAAAATTCCGTGAACGGAATAGCCAATCTCGCTTAGTGCGTTTAGAACCTGGTGGCTTGGTACGTATGAATTTCGCTGTCACCCCCGCCTTCCAGGAGCCAGTCAAAAAATGA
- the thrC gene encoding threonine synthase, with product MTQAIKTQTQTQTSTAYFQALKCKECGAEYELKASNVCELCFGPLEVKYDYNALRLTVTRETIQAGPNSIWRYRPFLPVATDNVIDVGTGMTPLVRSHRLARRLGLNKLYIKNDAVNMPTLSFKDRVVSVALSRARELGFTTVSCASTGNLANSTAAIAAHAGLDCCVFIPADLEAGKIIGSLIYSPTLMAVKGNYDQVNRLCSEVANTHGWGFVNINLRPYYSEGSKTLGFEVAEQLGWELPDHVVAPLASGSLFTKIYKGFQEFIEVGLVEDKKVRFSGAQAEGCSPIAQAFKEGRDFIKPVKPNTIAKSLAIGNPADGIYAVELAQKTGGNIESVNDAEIIDGIKLLAETEGIFTETAGGTTVAVLKKLVEAGKIDPDETTVIYITGNGLKTQEAIQGYVGEPLTIDAKLDSFERALERSRTLDRLEWQQVLV from the coding sequence ATGACTCAGGCAATCAAAACCCAAACCCAAACCCAAACCAGCACTGCCTACTTTCAAGCTTTAAAGTGTAAAGAGTGTGGTGCCGAATATGAACTCAAAGCCAGTAATGTTTGTGAGTTATGTTTTGGGCCTTTAGAAGTCAAGTATGACTACAACGCTCTCCGTCTGACTGTCACTCGTGAAACAATTCAAGCCGGGCCCAATTCAATTTGGCGCTACCGCCCCTTTTTGCCTGTCGCAACTGACAATGTTATAGATGTGGGAACGGGGATGACTCCCTTAGTTCGTTCTCACCGTCTTGCCCGTCGCCTGGGTCTAAATAAGCTTTATATAAAAAATGATGCGGTTAATATGCCCACCCTTAGCTTTAAGGATCGGGTAGTATCAGTTGCTCTATCAAGGGCACGAGAGTTGGGTTTCACTACCGTTTCTTGCGCTAGTACAGGTAACTTGGCAAATTCTACAGCTGCGATCGCAGCCCATGCCGGTTTAGACTGCTGTGTGTTCATCCCCGCAGATTTAGAAGCCGGTAAAATTATCGGTAGTCTGATTTACAGCCCAACGCTGATGGCCGTCAAGGGTAACTACGATCAAGTAAACCGTCTCTGTTCGGAAGTTGCCAATACACATGGCTGGGGTTTTGTCAATATTAATCTGCGCCCTTATTACTCTGAAGGTTCCAAGACGCTAGGTTTTGAAGTTGCTGAACAACTAGGCTGGGAGCTACCCGATCATGTTGTTGCTCCTTTGGCATCTGGTTCACTATTTACAAAAATTTATAAGGGTTTCCAAGAATTTATCGAAGTTGGTTTAGTAGAAGATAAGAAAGTCCGTTTCAGTGGCGCTCAAGCAGAAGGTTGTTCACCAATTGCCCAAGCCTTCAAAGAAGGACGCGACTTTATTAAACCAGTTAAACCAAATACAATTGCGAAATCGCTAGCGATCGGTAATCCAGCAGACGGTATTTATGCTGTAGAGTTAGCTCAGAAAACTGGTGGTAACATTGAATCAGTCAATGATGCAGAAATTATTGATGGCATCAAGTTGCTGGCAGAAACCGAAGGCATCTTCACAGAAACGGCTGGTGGTACAACCGTGGCCGTGCTGAAAAAACTGGTAGAAGCTGGCAAAATTGATCCAGATGAAACTACCGTGATTTACATCACCGGCAATGGTCTAAAAACCCAAGAAGCAATCCAAGGCTATGTTGGTGAACCCTTGACTATTGATGCTAAACTGGATAGTTTTGAACGCGCCCTAGAGCGATCGCGTACTCTCGATCGCTTGGAATGGCAACAAGTTCTCGTTTAG
- a CDS encoding tetratricopeptide repeat protein, whose amino-acid sequence MSNQQEPENLAFDNERSLQTLVRAINLSQGEFSLTLLRCNYAAFRQDIVQRLHQLSPVKIREITLPVSVKTLYTSIGEKLGDEQPSALMVFGLESVKDIDTVLTSANQVREEFRKNFPFPVMLLVNDQVLQKLIRLATDFENWATIIHFAIATADLVQFIKQTAESVFAQVLDAGAGKFLDNSAINLAIGSPHRVELELAQAELQKRGVKLDAELEASLEFVLGRDAVSMEQSRQHYECSLALLQQSSKLEQQGCVLYNLGLWWRTYAVQHLTEQQNACSNAKNYYYKCLEIFEQANRPDLVAKFINALGEVLQKLQQWDELEAVAQKALTLYQTYPDWFRKARAYGFIAEVALAQSAWDKAKQATEKALSIVASNQSIQSKANLELVLYYHQGWYLFALARALQQLNKVEDALTTLEAARRETKPQYDPELYIRILERLQSIYYQQGQYLAAFQIKQEQIKIEHQYGFRAFIGAAYLIPRHEVINPALVQGENIIKVAQEIAVSGRQQDVNRLMKRMSRTDHKLTVFHGQSGVGKSSILNGGLVPTLQLQSIDARDVLPIVLRVYTDWMAILAKCLADNGTSSNSIEFICESLRKNAERKLTVLIFDQFEEFFFVYTDQSKRQQFYKFLQLCLDIPFVKVILCLREDYLHYLLECDRLLNFRAINNNILDKDIRYYLGNFSSKDAKAVVQSLTEQTHFYLEPELIAQLVEDLSDELGEVRPIELQIVGSQLQTDKITTLEQYLQSGTKEKLVERFLEEVIKDCGSENELCARVVLYLLTDEKGTRPFKTSDNLAEDLKTADIVSEKEKLNLVLEILVGSGLVLNIPEDPANLYQLVHDYLVSFIRQSQQARKLEEQKKEKEQRQHAEAELNRVLKRQRNDAKRQRNFAIAGVTIMSILAVIAVGLGVRAESERQKTEQAETIAISKASEALFASNQRFEALKQAIKAGKKLQATDWGKTDSEIRTQVIAALQQSVYWIVERDRLEGHKALIWGVTFSHNGKLIASTSYDHTIKLWNLDGSVYKTLEGHKDKVLGLSFSPDDQTIVSGDFQGIIKFWKRDGTLLKTLPAYQDGVNSGENKGVYSIDFSPDGKTIATGSRDSTLKLWKPDGTLLKTIKAHQDGVNSVAFSPDGKMIATGGRDKTVKLWTSNGKLLHTTEGYDDFVWDVAWSSDSQTIAAAAGGAAATGNDNRVKLWNRDGTPLKNFKAHKDGINSVAFSPDGKMIATASDDKTVKLWKPDGTLLTTLSGHSNGVYAVRFSPDCKILISASADGTMKLWQVGNTSCLHNAQIPTSPSADSTMKIQYGSGVVSILNGHSDRVNQVDFSPDDKIIASASRDKTVKLWKRDGTLDKTLEGHSDNVSFSPDGQTIATASDDNTVELWNRDGKLLRTLFPKSDKILDLNFSPNGQFIALGSMDNKVIISRLDGIKPQILNKHQDWVRAVAWSPNGQMLASASDDNTVKLWKQNNKGEFHIYKTLAGKNGHNSWVLSVKFSPSGDMIATSSNDKTVILWKQDDKGEFRWYKKLQGHTDQVNSVNFSPDGKMIATASDDKTVKLWTRDGHLVRTLTGHSDHLLSANFSADGKTLALGSADGAIILWNLDELNHLKNLDSLLERGCDWLYDYLKNNPNVSKSDRHLCDDIN is encoded by the coding sequence ATGAGTAATCAGCAAGAGCCAGAAAATCTAGCCTTTGACAATGAGCGTTCATTGCAAACTTTGGTGCGAGCAATTAACCTTTCTCAGGGAGAATTTTCACTGACTTTGCTGCGCTGTAACTATGCAGCTTTCCGTCAAGATATAGTACAACGTCTACACCAACTATCTCCTGTTAAAATCCGTGAAATCACCTTACCCGTGTCAGTGAAAACTCTTTACACGTCTATAGGTGAAAAATTGGGAGATGAACAGCCATCAGCGTTAATGGTTTTTGGTTTGGAATCGGTTAAAGATATTGATACAGTTCTAACTTCAGCTAACCAAGTACGGGAGGAGTTTAGAAAAAACTTCCCGTTCCCAGTCATGTTACTGGTTAATGACCAAGTTCTGCAAAAGCTGATCAGATTAGCGACAGATTTTGAGAATTGGGCCACAATAATTCATTTTGCGATCGCAACTGCTGATTTAGTTCAATTTATCAAACAAACTGCTGAATCAGTTTTTGCTCAAGTTTTAGATGCTGGCGCAGGAAAATTTCTCGATAATTCCGCAATCAACTTGGCAATCGGTTCGCCGCACCGCGTAGAACTTGAGTTAGCACAAGCTGAACTGCAAAAGCGGGGTGTGAAGTTAGACGCAGAACTAGAAGCCAGTTTAGAATTTGTTCTGGGTCGAGATGCAGTTTCGATGGAACAGTCACGCCAGCATTATGAATGCAGTCTCGCACTTTTGCAACAGAGTTCTAAACTAGAACAGCAAGGATGTGTACTGTACAATTTGGGGTTATGGTGGCGTACCTACGCCGTGCAGCATTTAACGGAACAACAAAATGCTTGCTCGAACGCTAAAAATTATTATTACAAATGTCTCGAAATATTTGAGCAGGCGAATCGTCCTGACTTGGTAGCAAAATTTATTAACGCTTTGGGAGAAGTACTACAAAAGCTTCAGCAGTGGGATGAATTAGAAGCAGTTGCTCAAAAAGCTTTAACTCTATATCAAACCTATCCTGATTGGTTTAGAAAAGCAAGAGCCTATGGATTTATCGCTGAAGTAGCACTTGCTCAGTCTGCTTGGGATAAAGCTAAACAAGCTACCGAAAAAGCGCTTTCTATTGTAGCTAGTAACCAATCCATCCAATCGAAGGCTAATTTAGAATTGGTGCTATATTATCATCAAGGTTGGTATTTATTTGCACTAGCCAGAGCGCTACAGCAGCTTAATAAAGTGGAAGATGCTTTAACTACCCTAGAAGCTGCAAGAAGAGAAACTAAACCTCAATACGATCCAGAGCTTTACATTCGGATTTTGGAGAGGTTACAAAGCATTTATTATCAACAAGGTCAATATCTTGCAGCTTTTCAGATTAAGCAAGAGCAAATTAAAATTGAACATCAATATGGTTTTCGTGCTTTTATTGGGGCAGCTTATTTAATTCCTCGGCATGAGGTAATTAACCCGGCACTAGTGCAAGGAGAAAATATCATAAAAGTTGCTCAAGAAATTGCTGTTTCTGGTCGGCAACAAGATGTTAATCGGTTGATGAAACGAATGAGCCGGACTGACCATAAATTGACTGTATTTCATGGTCAGTCAGGAGTAGGTAAAAGTTCAATTTTGAACGGGGGACTAGTACCAACACTGCAACTACAATCAATAGATGCGCGTGATGTATTACCTATTGTCCTACGAGTTTATACAGATTGGATGGCGATATTGGCAAAATGTTTAGCAGATAATGGTACATCTAGTAATTCAATAGAATTTATCTGTGAAAGTCTGCGGAAAAATGCCGAGCGGAAGTTAACAGTTTTAATTTTTGATCAGTTTGAAGAATTTTTCTTTGTTTACACAGATCAAAGTAAAAGACAGCAATTTTATAAGTTTTTGCAACTTTGTCTGGATATTCCTTTTGTTAAGGTTATTCTCTGTTTGAGAGAAGATTATTTGCATTATTTATTGGAGTGCGATCGCCTGCTGAATTTTAGAGCAATTAATAACAATATTTTAGATAAGGATATCCGTTATTATTTAGGAAATTTCTCTTCAAAAGATGCCAAAGCTGTTGTCCAAAGTCTGACAGAACAAACCCACTTTTACTTAGAACCTGAGTTAATCGCTCAATTAGTAGAAGATTTATCAGATGAACTTGGCGAGGTACGCCCGATTGAGTTACAAATCGTCGGTTCGCAACTTCAAACAGATAAAATTACAACTTTAGAACAATATCTTCAGTCAGGAACAAAAGAAAAACTAGTCGAGCGATTTTTAGAAGAAGTTATTAAAGACTGTGGTTCTGAAAACGAACTCTGTGCCAGAGTAGTTTTATATTTATTAACAGACGAGAAAGGTACTCGTCCCTTCAAAACTTCTGACAATTTAGCGGAAGATTTAAAAACAGCAGATATTGTCTCAGAAAAAGAAAAACTAAATCTAGTTTTAGAGATTTTAGTTGGTTCGGGGCTGGTGTTAAATATTCCTGAAGACCCTGCTAACCTATATCAACTGGTTCATGACTATCTAGTTTCTTTTATCCGGCAGTCACAACAAGCAAGAAAATTAGAGGAACAGAAAAAGGAAAAGGAACAACGGCAACACGCTGAAGCAGAACTAAATCGTGTTCTTAAGCGACAACGCAATGACGCAAAACGACAACGAAATTTTGCGATCGCAGGAGTCACTATAATGTCCATTCTGGCAGTTATAGCAGTAGGATTGGGAGTGCGGGCAGAATCTGAAAGGCAAAAAACAGAACAAGCTGAGACAATTGCCATTAGTAAAGCTTCAGAAGCCCTTTTTGCCTCAAATCAAAGGTTTGAAGCACTTAAACAAGCCATTAAAGCAGGTAAAAAACTCCAAGCTACAGACTGGGGAAAAACCGATTCTGAAATTCGTACCCAAGTTATAGCGGCATTACAACAATCAGTTTACTGGATAGTAGAGCGCGATCGCTTGGAAGGACACAAGGCTCTAATCTGGGGTGTAACTTTCTCCCATAATGGTAAGTTGATTGCCTCAACTAGTTATGACCATACTATAAAACTCTGGAATCTAGATGGTAGCGTGTACAAGACGCTCGAAGGACATAAAGATAAAGTCTTAGGTTTGAGTTTCTCACCTGATGATCAAACAATTGTCTCAGGCGATTTCCAGGGCATCATAAAATTTTGGAAGCGGGACGGGACTTTATTAAAAACCCTACCAGCATATCAAGATGGAGTAAATAGTGGCGAAAATAAGGGAGTTTATAGTATCGATTTCTCACCAGATGGTAAGACAATTGCTACAGGAAGTCGGGACAGTACACTAAAACTCTGGAAGCCAGATGGCACTTTATTAAAAACGATTAAAGCGCATCAAGATGGAGTCAATAGTGTGGCTTTCTCCCCCGACGGTAAGATGATTGCGACTGGTGGTCGGGACAAAACTGTGAAACTCTGGACATCCAATGGTAAGCTTTTGCACACTACAGAAGGCTATGACGACTTTGTTTGGGATGTTGCTTGGTCAAGCGATAGCCAGACAATTGCGGCGGCGGCTGGTGGTGCTGCTGCGACTGGTAACGACAACAGAGTAAAACTCTGGAATCGAGACGGCACTCCTTTAAAAAATTTTAAAGCACATAAAGATGGAATCAATAGTGTGGCTTTCTCACCCGACGGTAAGATGATTGCTACAGCTAGTGACGACAAGACTGTAAAGCTTTGGAAGCCTGACGGTACTTTACTCACAACTTTATCAGGACATAGCAATGGAGTTTATGCTGTCAGGTTTTCACCTGACTGTAAAATCCTAATTTCTGCCAGTGCTGACGGTACGATGAAACTTTGGCAAGTTGGTAATACCAGTTGCTTACACAACGCCCAAATTCCTACTTCTCCTAGCGCTGACAGCACAATGAAGATTCAGTATGGTAGTGGTGTGGTAAGTATTCTCAACGGTCATAGCGATCGCGTTAATCAGGTAGATTTCTCACCTGATGACAAAATAATTGCCTCAGCCAGCCGTGACAAGACAGTGAAACTTTGGAAGCGCGATGGTACTTTAGACAAAACTCTTGAGGGGCATAGCGATAACGTTAGTTTCTCACCTGATGGTCAGACAATTGCTACCGCTAGTGATGATAACACAGTGGAACTCTGGAACCGTGACGGTAAATTACTGAGAACCCTTTTTCCAAAAAGCGATAAGATATTAGACTTGAATTTCTCACCCAACGGTCAGTTTATCGCCTTGGGTAGTATGGACAACAAAGTAATAATATCGCGGCTTGATGGCATCAAACCTCAGATTCTCAACAAGCATCAGGACTGGGTAAGGGCTGTAGCTTGGTCGCCAAACGGTCAGATGCTTGCCTCAGCTAGTGATGACAACACGGTAAAACTTTGGAAGCAAAACAATAAGGGCGAGTTTCACATCTACAAGACTCTCGCAGGGAAAAACGGCCATAACAGTTGGGTTTTGAGCGTTAAGTTCTCACCTAGTGGCGATATGATTGCCACTAGTAGTAATGACAAGACGGTAATACTTTGGAAGCAGGACGACAAGGGCGAGTTTCGCTGGTACAAAAAATTGCAGGGGCATACCGATCAGGTGAATAGCGTGAATTTTTCACCTGACGGTAAGATGATTGCAACAGCTAGTGATGATAAAACTGTAAAACTTTGGACACGCGACGGTCATTTAGTGAGAACTCTAACTGGGCACAGCGATCATTTATTAAGCGCGAATTTCTCAGCCGATGGTAAAACTCTGGCTTTGGGCAGTGCTGATGGGGCTATAATTCTCTGGAATTTGGATGAGCTAAATCATCTCAAGAATCTAGATAGCTTACTGGAGCGTGGTTGTGATTGGCTGTATGACTATCTAAAGAATAACCCGAATGTCAGTAAGAGCGATCGCCATCTCTGCGACGATATCAATTAA